From the genome of Thermogutta terrifontis, one region includes:
- a CDS encoding carboxypeptidase-like regulatory domain-containing protein: MLRQSFTVKWALLLSMACWALSPGKATAHTLYLFASGEGKSIKGQVFLPGGTGVPDAEISLTTPDGKIVAKTKSDAEGKFTLDAPFRSDFKVVAITADGHQAQWNVSAAELAELPGPPSSLSGKPEGNSSDVADHSPPTTPVSSGSHSQQESPATGIAAPLADLRSEMNTLKAQLVKLREEWQEFRATTQLRDVLGGLGYILGIAGIAFYILARKRERW; encoded by the coding sequence GTGTTGCGACAGTCCTTCACGGTGAAATGGGCATTGCTTCTCTCAATGGCCTGCTGGGCGCTCAGCCCAGGAAAAGCCACGGCCCATACGCTCTACCTGTTTGCCTCCGGCGAAGGGAAATCGATTAAGGGCCAGGTGTTTTTACCGGGCGGAACAGGCGTGCCGGACGCCGAAATCAGCTTGACCACCCCGGATGGGAAGATTGTCGCCAAAACGAAGTCCGATGCAGAGGGAAAGTTCACGCTGGACGCCCCTTTCCGCAGTGATTTCAAAGTCGTCGCCATAACCGCTGATGGCCACCAGGCTCAGTGGAACGTTTCCGCCGCGGAACTGGCCGAGTTGCCAGGTCCACCCAGTTCATTGAGTGGTAAGCCCGAGGGGAACTCCTCGGACGTTGCGGATCATTCTCCGCCTACCACCCCAGTTTCCTCCGGTAGTCACAGTCAGCAGGAATCGCCAGCGACGGGAATCGCCGCTCCTCTCGCCGATTTAAGGTCAGAAATGAACACGCTCAAAGCGCAACTTGTCAAACTCCGCGAAGAATGGCAGGAGTTTCGCGCGACCACCCAGTTGCGTGACGTGCTGGGCGGATTGGGCTATATCCTTGGCATCGCAGGGATTGCGTTCTATATTCTGGCGCGAAAGCGAGAGCGCTGGTGA
- the cbiQ gene encoding cobalt ECF transporter T component CbiQ has translation MNRQWDEFELAAAPGPRIIDAFDPRLRVIALLLFATATVFARQALTLAGLGVLSGILLALARFSMRRTLRRILPVVGFGVILAGVLPWTVPGQPLGPGWLAHASWDGLYQALMIWAKATIVLGGAAGLVGTLEIPVLGHVLAHLRLPRRLVQIVLLSIRYLKVLEDEYHRLHTAARMRGFRPRWNRWTFHTYGQMVGMLIVRSLARSDRILAAMKCRGFKGYFYLWRHFHFSWRDVWFVAALSLAGLAYLRLERLL, from the coding sequence ATGAATCGCCAGTGGGATGAATTCGAACTAGCGGCGGCTCCCGGCCCGCGGATCATCGACGCGTTTGATCCGCGGCTGCGGGTGATCGCGCTCCTCCTTTTCGCCACGGCGACTGTTTTCGCCAGGCAGGCACTGACCCTTGCTGGACTCGGTGTGTTGAGTGGCATTCTTCTGGCTCTTGCCCGTTTTTCTATGCGCCGCACGTTGCGGCGGATTCTTCCCGTGGTGGGGTTTGGAGTGATTCTGGCCGGTGTTTTGCCCTGGACGGTTCCCGGCCAACCGCTGGGCCCCGGCTGGCTCGCCCACGCAAGCTGGGATGGTCTGTATCAGGCTCTGATGATCTGGGCCAAAGCCACCATCGTTCTGGGCGGTGCCGCCGGCTTGGTGGGCACGCTGGAAATTCCTGTACTGGGGCACGTGCTCGCCCATTTGCGTCTTCCCCGCAGGCTGGTGCAAATCGTCCTGCTGAGCATTCGCTATTTGAAAGTTCTGGAAGACGAATACCATCGCCTCCACACGGCGGCGAGAATGCGGGGGTTTCGTCCCCGGTGGAACCGGTGGACTTTTCACACCTACGGCCAGATGGTTGGCATGCTCATCGTCCGCAGTCTTGCTCGATCGGACCGCATTCTGGCAGCCATGAAGTGTCGCGGATTCAAGGGGTATTTCTATCTGTGGCGGCATTTCCATTTCAGTTGGCGCGATGTTTGGTTCGTGGCGGCCCTTTCTCTGGCAGGATTGGCCTATTTGCGACTGGAGCGTCTGCTGTGA